The Rhodococcus rhodochrous DNA window AAGCCGCCCCACAGGCCCAGATAGGGCAGCCAGCTCCAGCGCGGACCGCCGAAGAAGGCCGCCGCGATCCGCTGCCCGATCTTGACCAGCGCACCCGTCATGTAGGTGAGGGCGACGGTCGTCTCCCCGTGCCGCCGGAACACCGAGTTCTCCGTTCCCATGGCCAAGGTCATCGCGATCACCGCGACCGGTGTCCGGTCCACGAGGACCGCCGCGGCGGCGATCGTCAGCAACACCGTCACCGTCGCGAGGACCGCGGTCTTGCGGGTCCGCCGGTCTCGGTCGGTCAGTTCCGCCACCACACTGCCGAGGATCACCCCGACCACGAACAGCGCGAGCACGCCGCCGATGAGCGCGACCGTCTGCCAC harbors:
- a CDS encoding YoaK family protein: MVGYGRQLQGLAIALSSLAGFIDALGFITLGGVFVSFMSGNSTRFAVGTADGAWQTVALIGGVLALFVVGVILGSVVAELTDRDRRTRKTAVLATVTVLLTIAAAAVLVDRTPVAVIAMTLAMGTENSVFRRHGETTVALTYMTGALVKIGQRIAAAFFGGPRWSWLPYLGLWGGLVTGAVLGALAHRVLGLHALWIAAAFAAALTVAVRFLSDHELTGGV